DNA sequence from the Pirellulales bacterium genome:
CTTCACTGCGAACTTATCGGAAATCAAAAACCTGTTTTTTCGCCCACATTCGCGAAAGTTATCCATCGGGTCGGAATCGACTTGCACACCATCGATTTGAAGAATAGGCACGAAGCACTTTGGTTGCGCTCTCTCATCTGGCCAGATAAACCCCAACGCATGGGGCTTTGCGCTAACGCAATCGAACAGTTCAAGGCAACGCCGGCCCGATTGGTGAAGGGCGATGCGTTCGCGGTGCTCAGCAACGAGGTGGAGCACAGC
Encoded proteins:
- a CDS encoding DUF2332 family protein — its product is LHCELIGNQKPVFSPTFAKVIHRVGIDLHTIDLKNRHEALWLRSLIWPDKPQRMGLCANAIEQFKATPARLVKGDAFAVLSNEVEHSPWSPRYVSCIATL